One part of the Syngnathus acus chromosome 17, fSynAcu1.2, whole genome shotgun sequence genome encodes these proteins:
- the eif4g1a gene encoding eukaryotic translation initiation factor 4 gamma 1a isoform X5 has product MNKPPQPIPGPTSVPNPAPSPGLTQAAYGPGQPPSLVFATPSPPQMNSAPQPRQFAAGPRTLHQQGYYSNRPAMATSTPRVQTSSGPRPVGPPHVYPPTSQMMIIPQQQLSFAGSPQGYFLPPGQYRAPYMPPTQQYPVTSGTAGFYAGTSPAEYSGYEPSLAARERRGGGGRGGGRENGRLSLHGAPLTSQRYPAAAYYPAQPPYSASVQPAQVIINPAQQQQPAPPPQQPPAPTQGPPKRERKPVVCPNKRAADLLSEIRIRDPNRGGQDITEEIMSGGRSATTPTPPQANTTEAGPAQTNGEVIPPVTAATRSDDNLELVGNVETPPPPPPPPPTTNPEPAFEASQEADNQNAPAAELEPDASDLAPEVASQLAEERPVPSLLPPVTAASSCAEEVEVDANVADTVDAPVCPAPSTAQEEEPPAAPAPCEKAPEKQQVEEVHEEESAEVKAVEPVGELAEVVAPIDSETQEMPTEMATEAPQSSVSPQEPAASTTPNAEPQPEAAPAEPAEPPLSNGLPQDVEELAEEDTTPCDQPDTCQSQESEPVAKTAVPVVEEMELEEKEVLLVAEEKNKEVVKVAKSEDVPPVAVNSPTEEFTMQAATSVPKKRRNMKEINKKEAIGDLLDAFTEEPDAKPASEPSSTQADPVPVAPAEPPAEVVDETWEEKEDKQNAEPQSKTESSDKKDQCKEEHWKPINPDDKKRYDRKFLLGFQYSSASMNKPEGLPVINDVVLDKVIKPSLRPTEPIRTMNVGMDFTPSYLGNLGSRSVGGLRGPPPGPRRSQQGQRKEPRKIITSMSLNDDVQLNKAEKAWKPSTKKSTRGRGEEEPAPTTDEELTPAQAQTQELLKRLRSILNKLTPQKFQELMNQVKELSIDTEERLKGAIDLIFEKAISEPSFSVAYANMCRCLSGLKVPATDKPGYSVTFHKLLVNRCQKEFEKDQDDDVFFEKKQKEMEAAKEEDRERLRLELEEGRDKARRRSLGNIKFIGELFKFKMLTEAIMHDCVVKLLKNHDEESLECLCRLLSTIGKDLDFEKAKPLMDQYFHQMGKIIKEKKTSSRIRFVMQDVLDLRRCNWVPRRGDQGPKTIEQIHKDAEMEEHREQIKVQQQLMSKKDTGGGGGGGGGGGGGRMGGGMGGRGPHTQGGGRGSQPQDEGWNTVPITKRPYDTARLKITKLDNPDLNNQRLAPLGKSWGKGSSGGMGVKTVTGDQGNSGRPTTSTVNRFGALQQSSSLSSDSDRRAPQRPSSSRERGGDRERADRDRDRFDRFDRDDRSSRSQITKRSFSRETEERGGRDGDNKPTNEPVRRVASMTDSRDRGSRDRGSRDRGSRDRGNRDGRSPDIGPSKDLPAKHESAPAPSLPKPALTEEELEKKSTAIIEEYLNINDLKEALQCVTELNSSALLYVFVRQGVEATLERSTSAREHMGTLLHKLTSSGTMPVAQYFKGLLEILEVAEDMAIDIPHIWLYLAEIITPMLLEGGIPMGQLFREIAKPLLPLGKADVLLVQILHSLCKGMTCGKVGTLWKEAGLNWSDFLAKEEDVNKFVTEQKVEFTTGKEQESKESTKKLLSGDELRQELDRLLRDKASDQRIKDWVEANLDKQQSSSNHFVRALMTAVCQLAIIGDPYKLDLPLINNRAALLQGFLSDEQKELQALYALQALMVQMEQPANLLRMFFDALYDADVIKEDAFYKWESSKDAAEQNGKGVALKSATAFFSWLREPDPEEESDKDSVGPNDE; this is encoded by the exons ATGAATAAACCACCGCAGCCTATACCGGGACCCACCTCTGTCCcaaaccccgccccctcccccggATTGACGCAG GCCGCCTACGGACCCGGGCAGCCCCCGTCTCTTGTTTTCGCCACACCTTCACCCCCTCAGATGAACTCTGCTCCCCAGCCAAGACAG TTTGCCGCAGGGCCCCGTACGTTACACCAACAG GGTTATTATTCGAACCGTCCTGCGATGGCCACCAGCACGCCGAGGGTCCAAACGAGCAGCGGCCCTCGACCCGTCGGACCCCCCCACGTCTACCCGCCGACCTCACAGATGATGATCATCCCCCAACAGCAGCTCTCGTTCGCTGGCTCCCCTCAGGGTTACTTCCTGCCCCCTGGACAG TACCGAGCCCCATACATGCCACCTACTCAGCAGTATCCCGTGACCAGCGGGACTGCCGGCTTCTACGCGGGAACCAGCCCTGCTGAATACTCCGGCTACG AGCCCTCTCTTGCTGCGAGGGAGAGGCGGGGTGGCGGGGGGAGAGGCGGCGGCCGAGAGAACGGCCGTCTCTCTCTCCACGGTGCTCCTCTCACCTCCCAGCGCTACCCCG cagcagcatacTACCCGGCTCAGCCGCCGTACTCTGCGTCTGTCCAGCCCGCACAGGTCATTATCAACCCTGCCCAGCAACAGCAACCAGCCCCCCCTCCTCAGCAGCCTCCGGCACCGACACAAGGCCCACCAAAGAGGGAACGTAAACCGGTAGTGTGTCCCAACAAAAGGGCAGCGGACCTCTTGTCTGAG ATCAGAATACGCGACCCCAACCGGGGCGGACAAGATATCACGGAGGAGATCATGTCTGGCGGAAGGTCCGCCACGACACCGACTCCACCGCAA GCCAACACCACAGAAGCCGGACCCGCACAGACTAACGGTGAAGTCATTCCGCCTGTTACAGCAGCCACAAGATCAG ATGACAACCTCGAGCTGGTTGGCAATGTTGaaaccccaccaccaccaccaccacctcctcccACCACAAACCCCGAACCCGCGTTTGAGGCCTCACAGGAAGCAGACAACCAGAACGCGCCGGCCGCAGAATTGGAACCTGACGCCTCTGACCTGGCTCCCGAGGTGGCGTCCCAACTGGCGGAGGAGCGGCCAGTTCCCTCTCTCCTCCCACCCGTTACAGCGGCCTCCTCCTGCGCGGAGGAAGTTGAAGTCGACGCTAACGTCGCTGACACGGTAGACGCTCCCGTCTGCCCCGCTCCTTCGACGGCGCAAGAGGAGGAACCACCGGCCGCCCCGGCCCCGTGCGAGAAAGCGCCAGAAAAGCAACAAGTGGAGGAAGTGCATGAGGAAGAGTCCGCCGAGGTCAAAGCAGTAGAGCCTGTTGGTGAACTTGCAGAAGTCGTAGCCCCCATTGATTCGGAAACACAGGAAATGCCTACAGAGATGGCGACGGAAGCGCCTCAGTCTTCCGTCTCGCCGCAGGAGCCTGCCGCTTCAACGACTCCAAATGCCGAGCCCCAACCCGAAGCGGCGCCGGCTGAACCGGCGGAGCCTCCTCTCTCCAACGGCCTTCCTCAGGATGTGGAGGAACTCGCTGAAGAAGACACTACGCCCTGCGACCAGCCAGACACTTGTCAATCTCAGGAATCTGAACCTGTGGCTAAAACTGCAGTGCCAGTTGTGGAGGAGATGGAGCTCGAGGAGAAGGAGGTGCTGCTGGTGGCCGAAGAGAAAAATAAGGAAGTTGTCAAGGTGGCAAAAAGTGAGGACGTCCCTCCTGTCGCTGTAAACTCTCCTACAGAGGAATTTACTATGCAAG CTGCTACGTCTGTGccaaagaagaggaggaacatGAAGGAAATCAACAAGAAGGAGGCCATTGGAGACCTCCTCGATGCCTTCACAGAG GAGCCGGATGCCAAGCCCGCCTCTGAGCCCTCGTCCACTCAGGCCGACCCCGTCCCTGTTGCTCCAGCTGAACCTCCCGCCGAGGTGGTAGATGAGACCtgggaggagaaagaggacAAGCAGAATGCAGAACCGCAATCCAAAACTGAGTCCAGTGACAAGAAAGACCAGTGCAAAGAAG AACACTGGAAGCCAATAAACCCCGATGACAAAAAGCGCTACGACCGAAAGTTCCTGCTGGGCTTCCAGTACAGCAGCGCCAGCATGAACAAACCCGAAGGACTGCCCGTCATCAACGACGTGGTTCTGGACAAG GTGATCAAGCCTTCGCTGCGGCCCACGGAGCCAATTCGAACGATGAACGTTGGCATGGATTTCACCCCCTCGTATTTGGGCAACCTGGGCAGCAGATCAGTCGGAGGACTGCGCGGACCG CCCCCCGGGCCACGGCGTTCCCAGCAGGGTCAGCGGAAAGAGCCACGGAAAATCATCACCAGCATGTCGCTCAACGACGACGTGCAGCTCAACAAAGCGGAGAAAGCCTGGAAGCCCTCGACCAAGAAGAGCACCCGTGGCCGTGGCGAGGAGGAACCGGCGCCGACTACCGATGAAGAGCTCACCCCTGCGCAGGCCCAAACGCAAGAGCTCTTGAAGCGACTGCGCAGTATCCTCAACAAACTGACGCCGCAGAAGTTCCAGGAGCTGATGAATCAGGTGAAGGAGCTGAGCATCGACACGGAGGAAAGGCTGAAGGGCGCCATCGACCTCATCTTTGAGAAAGCCATCTCAGAGCCCAGCTTCTCCGTGGCCTATGCCAACATGTGCCGCTGCCTTTCGGGG TTGAAAGTCCCCGCCACAGACAAACCAGGATATAGTGTCACCTTCCACAAACTGCTGGTCAACCGCTGCCAGAAAGAGTTTGAAAAGGACCAGGATGACGACGTGTTCTttgagaaaaagcaaaaagagaTGGAGGCCGCCAAAGAG GAGGATCGTGAGCGCTTGCGCCTGGAGCTCGAGGAGGGCCGAGACAAGGCCAGGCGGCGCTCGCTGGGCAACATCAAGTTTATCGGGGAACTTTTCAAGTTCAAGATGCTAACGGAAGCCATCATGCACGACTGTGTGGTCAAACTACTGAAGAATCACGACGAAGAGTCTCTGGAGTGTCTGTGCAGGCTGCTCTCCACCATTGGCAAAGACCTGGACTTCGAGAAAGCCAAG CCTCTTATGGATCAGTATTTCCATCAAATGGGAAAGATCAtcaaagagaagaaaacatcATCCCGAATCCGCTTCGTGATGCAAGATGTCTTGGACCTCAGACGG TGTAACTGGGTGCCCCGTAGAGGAGACCAGGGTCCTAAAACCATCGAGCAGATCCACAAGGACGCAGAGATGGAAGAGCACAGGGAGCAGATCAAAGTCCAGCAGCAGCTCATGTCCAAAAAGGACACgggtggagggggaggaggaggaggaggcggtggcggcggcaggATGGGTGGAGGCATGGGCGGCCGGGGTCCTCACACGCAGGGAGGTGGTCGGGGCAGCCAACCCCAGGATGAGGGCTGGAACACGGTGCCCATCACCAAGAGGCCCTACGACACCGCCCGCCTCAAGATCACAAAG CTCGACAATCCGGACCTCAACAATCAGCGGTTGGCTCCGTTAGGCAAAAGCTGGGGCAAAGGTAGCAGCGGAGGAATGGGAGTCAAAACCGTAACTGGAGACCAAGGTA ACTCTGGTCGGCCGACGACCAGCACCGTGAACCGCTTCGGTGCCCTGCAGCAGTCCAGCTCCTTGTCCTCCGACTCGGATCGTAGAGCTCCACAGAG GCCGAGCTCCAGCCGTGAGCGAGGCGGCGACAGAGAGCGGGCGGATCGGGACCGAGATCGATTCGACCGCTTTGACCGCGACGACAGAAGCAGTCGAAGCCAAATCACCAAGCGGAGCTTCAGCAGAGAAACGGAGGAGCGCGGCGGGAGGGACGGCGATAACAAGCCTACCAATGAGCCCGTGCGCCGCGTGGCCAGCATGACGGACAGCCGGGACCGGGGCAGCCGGGACCGGGGCAGCCGGGACCGGGGCAGCCGGGACCGAGGCAACAGAGATGGACGAAGCCCGGACATAGGCCCGAGCAAAGACCTTCCGG CAAAGCACGAGAGTGCACCCGCTCCTTCTCTTCCTAAGCCAGCATTGACAGAAGAGGAGCTTGAGAAGAAGTCCACCGCCATCATCGAAGAGTACCTCAACATCAATGATTTGAAG GAGGCGCTGCAATGCGTGACCGAGCTCAACAGCAGCGCCTTGCTCTACGTGTTTGTGCGGCAGGGTGTGGAGGCCACGCTAGAACGCAGCACCAGTGCTCGCGAGCACATGGGCACATTGCTCCACAAACTCACCAGTTCGGGGACCATGCCCGTTGCGCAGTATTTCAAAGG ACTTCTCGAGATCCTGGAGGTCGCCGAAGACATGGCCATAGACATACCTCACATCTGGCTCTACCTGGCTGAAATCATCACCCCCATGCTCCTTGAAGGCGGCATCCCGATGGGACAGCTCTTCAG GGAGATCGCAAAGCCGCTCTTGCCTCTGGGGAAGGCCGACGTGCTGCTCGTGCAAATCCTCCACTCGCTCTGCAAAGGGATG ACTTGCGGTAAGGTCGGCACCCTTTGGAAAGAGGCAGGACTGAACTGGAGCGACTTCCTGGCCAAGGAGGAAGACGTCAACAAGTTTGTCACAGAGCAG aaaGTGGAATTCACAACAGGCAAGGAGCAGGAGTCCAAGGAGAGCACTAAGAAGTTGCTGAGTGGGGACGAGCTCAGGCAAGAGTTGGACCGCCTCCTTCGCGACAAGGCCAGCGACCAGCGGATCAAAGACTGGGTGGAG GCCAACCTGGATAAGCAGCAGAGCTCCTCCAACCATTTTGTACGTGCACTCATGACCGCCGTGTGCCAGTTGGCCATCATAG GAGACCCGTACAAGTTGGACTTGCCGCTGATCAACAACAGAGCCGCCCTGCTGCAGGGCTTCCTGAGCGACGAGCAGAAAGAGCTGCAGGCGCTCTACGCCCTGCAGGCACTCATGGTGCAAATGGAGCAACCTGCAA ACCTCCTGCGTATGTTCTTTGACGCGCTGTACGACGCCGATGTCATCAAGGAGGATGCCTTCTACAAGTGGGAGTCCAGCAAAGACGCGGCGGAGCAAAACGGCAAAGGCGTGGCCCTCAAGTCCGCCACTGCCTTCTTCAGTTGGCTGCGTGAGCCCGATCCTGAGGAAGAGTCCGACAAGGACTCGGTTGGCCCGAACGACGAGTAG
- the eif4g1a gene encoding eukaryotic translation initiation factor 4 gamma 1a isoform X11 produces the protein MNKPPQPIPGPTSVPNPAPSPGLTQAAYGPGQPPSLVFATPSPPQMNSAPQPRQFAAGPRTLHQQGGYRALQGYYSNRPAMATSTPRVQTSSGPRPVGPPHVYPPTSQMMIIPQQQLSFAGSPQGYFLPPGQYRAPYMPPTQQYPVTSGTAGFYAGTSPAEYSGYEPSLAARERRGGGGRGGGRENGRLSLHGAPLTSQRYPAAAYYPAQPPYSASVQPAQVIINPAQQQQPAPPPQQPPAPTQGPPKRERKPIRIRDPNRGGQDITEEIMSGGRSATTPTPPQANTTEAGPAQTNGEVIPPVTAATRSDDNLELVGNVETPPPPPPPPPTTNPEPAFEASQEADNQNAPAAELEPDASDLAPEVASQLAEERPVPSLLPPVTAASSCAEEVEVDANVADTVDAPVCPAPSTAQEEEPPAAPAPCEKAPEKQQVEEVHEEESAEVKAVEPVGELAEVVAPIDSETQEMPTEMATEAPQSSVSPQEPAASTTPNAEPQPEAAPAEPAEPPLSNGLPQDVEELAEEDTTPCDQPDTCQSQESEPVAKTAVPVVEEMELEEKEVLLVAEEKNKEVVKVAKSEDVPPVAVNSPTEEFTMQAATSVPKKRRNMKEINKKEAIGDLLDAFTEEPDAKPASEPSSTQADPVPVAPAEPPAEVVDETWEEKEDKQNAEPQSKTESSDKKDQCKEEHWKPINPDDKKRYDRKFLLGFQYSSASMNKPEGLPVINDVVLDKVIKPSLRPTEPIRTMNVGMDFTPSYLGNLGSRSVGGLRGPPPGPRRSQQGQRKEPRKIITSMSLNDDVQLNKAEKAWKPSTKKSTRGRGEEEPAPTTDEELTPAQAQTQELLKRLRSILNKLTPQKFQELMNQVKELSIDTEERLKGAIDLIFEKAISEPSFSVAYANMCRCLSGLKVPATDKPGYSVTFHKLLVNRCQKEFEKDQDDDVFFEKKQKEMEAAKEEDRERLRLELEEGRDKARRRSLGNIKFIGELFKFKMLTEAIMHDCVVKLLKNHDEESLECLCRLLSTIGKDLDFEKAKPLMDQYFHQMGKIIKEKKTSSRIRFVMQDVLDLRRCNWVPRRGDQGPKTIEQIHKDAEMEEHREQIKVQQQLMSKKDTGGGGGGGGGGGGGRMGGGMGGRGPHTQGGGRGSQPQDEGWNTVPITKRPYDTARLKITKLDNPDLNNQRLAPLGKSWGKGSSGGMGVKTVTGDQDSGRPTTSTVNRFGALQQSSSLSSDSDRRAPQRPSSSRERGGDRERADRDRDRFDRFDRDDRSSRSQITKRSFSRETEERGGRDGDNKPTNEPVRRVASMTDSRDRGSRDRGSRDRGSRDRGNRDGRSPDIGPSKDLPAKHESAPAPSLPKPALTEEELEKKSTAIIEEYLNINDLKEALQCVTELNSSALLYVFVRQGVEATLERSTSAREHMGTLLHKLTSSGTMPVAQYFKGLLEILEVAEDMAIDIPHIWLYLAEIITPMLLEGGIPMGQLFREIAKPLLPLGKADVLLVQILHSLCKGMTCGKVGTLWKEAGLNWSDFLAKEEDVNKFVTEQKVEFTTGKEQESKESTKKLLSGDELRQELDRLLRDKASDQRIKDWVEANLDKQQSSSNHFVRALMTAVCQLAIIGDPYKLDLPLINNRAALLQGFLSDEQKELQALYALQALMVQMEQPANLLRMFFDALYDADVIKEDAFYKWESSKDAAEQNGKGVALKSATAFFSWLREPDPEEESDKDSVGPNDE, from the exons ATGAATAAACCACCGCAGCCTATACCGGGACCCACCTCTGTCCcaaaccccgccccctcccccggATTGACGCAG GCCGCCTACGGACCCGGGCAGCCCCCGTCTCTTGTTTTCGCCACACCTTCACCCCCTCAGATGAACTCTGCTCCCCAGCCAAGACAG TTTGCCGCAGGGCCCCGTACGTTACACCAACAG GGTGGATACAGAGCGCTACAG GGTTATTATTCGAACCGTCCTGCGATGGCCACCAGCACGCCGAGGGTCCAAACGAGCAGCGGCCCTCGACCCGTCGGACCCCCCCACGTCTACCCGCCGACCTCACAGATGATGATCATCCCCCAACAGCAGCTCTCGTTCGCTGGCTCCCCTCAGGGTTACTTCCTGCCCCCTGGACAG TACCGAGCCCCATACATGCCACCTACTCAGCAGTATCCCGTGACCAGCGGGACTGCCGGCTTCTACGCGGGAACCAGCCCTGCTGAATACTCCGGCTACG AGCCCTCTCTTGCTGCGAGGGAGAGGCGGGGTGGCGGGGGGAGAGGCGGCGGCCGAGAGAACGGCCGTCTCTCTCTCCACGGTGCTCCTCTCACCTCCCAGCGCTACCCCG cagcagcatacTACCCGGCTCAGCCGCCGTACTCTGCGTCTGTCCAGCCCGCACAGGTCATTATCAACCCTGCCCAGCAACAGCAACCAGCCCCCCCTCCTCAGCAGCCTCCGGCACCGACACAAGGCCCACCAAAGAGGGAACGTAAACCG ATCAGAATACGCGACCCCAACCGGGGCGGACAAGATATCACGGAGGAGATCATGTCTGGCGGAAGGTCCGCCACGACACCGACTCCACCGCAA GCCAACACCACAGAAGCCGGACCCGCACAGACTAACGGTGAAGTCATTCCGCCTGTTACAGCAGCCACAAGATCAG ATGACAACCTCGAGCTGGTTGGCAATGTTGaaaccccaccaccaccaccaccacctcctcccACCACAAACCCCGAACCCGCGTTTGAGGCCTCACAGGAAGCAGACAACCAGAACGCGCCGGCCGCAGAATTGGAACCTGACGCCTCTGACCTGGCTCCCGAGGTGGCGTCCCAACTGGCGGAGGAGCGGCCAGTTCCCTCTCTCCTCCCACCCGTTACAGCGGCCTCCTCCTGCGCGGAGGAAGTTGAAGTCGACGCTAACGTCGCTGACACGGTAGACGCTCCCGTCTGCCCCGCTCCTTCGACGGCGCAAGAGGAGGAACCACCGGCCGCCCCGGCCCCGTGCGAGAAAGCGCCAGAAAAGCAACAAGTGGAGGAAGTGCATGAGGAAGAGTCCGCCGAGGTCAAAGCAGTAGAGCCTGTTGGTGAACTTGCAGAAGTCGTAGCCCCCATTGATTCGGAAACACAGGAAATGCCTACAGAGATGGCGACGGAAGCGCCTCAGTCTTCCGTCTCGCCGCAGGAGCCTGCCGCTTCAACGACTCCAAATGCCGAGCCCCAACCCGAAGCGGCGCCGGCTGAACCGGCGGAGCCTCCTCTCTCCAACGGCCTTCCTCAGGATGTGGAGGAACTCGCTGAAGAAGACACTACGCCCTGCGACCAGCCAGACACTTGTCAATCTCAGGAATCTGAACCTGTGGCTAAAACTGCAGTGCCAGTTGTGGAGGAGATGGAGCTCGAGGAGAAGGAGGTGCTGCTGGTGGCCGAAGAGAAAAATAAGGAAGTTGTCAAGGTGGCAAAAAGTGAGGACGTCCCTCCTGTCGCTGTAAACTCTCCTACAGAGGAATTTACTATGCAAG CTGCTACGTCTGTGccaaagaagaggaggaacatGAAGGAAATCAACAAGAAGGAGGCCATTGGAGACCTCCTCGATGCCTTCACAGAG GAGCCGGATGCCAAGCCCGCCTCTGAGCCCTCGTCCACTCAGGCCGACCCCGTCCCTGTTGCTCCAGCTGAACCTCCCGCCGAGGTGGTAGATGAGACCtgggaggagaaagaggacAAGCAGAATGCAGAACCGCAATCCAAAACTGAGTCCAGTGACAAGAAAGACCAGTGCAAAGAAG AACACTGGAAGCCAATAAACCCCGATGACAAAAAGCGCTACGACCGAAAGTTCCTGCTGGGCTTCCAGTACAGCAGCGCCAGCATGAACAAACCCGAAGGACTGCCCGTCATCAACGACGTGGTTCTGGACAAG GTGATCAAGCCTTCGCTGCGGCCCACGGAGCCAATTCGAACGATGAACGTTGGCATGGATTTCACCCCCTCGTATTTGGGCAACCTGGGCAGCAGATCAGTCGGAGGACTGCGCGGACCG CCCCCCGGGCCACGGCGTTCCCAGCAGGGTCAGCGGAAAGAGCCACGGAAAATCATCACCAGCATGTCGCTCAACGACGACGTGCAGCTCAACAAAGCGGAGAAAGCCTGGAAGCCCTCGACCAAGAAGAGCACCCGTGGCCGTGGCGAGGAGGAACCGGCGCCGACTACCGATGAAGAGCTCACCCCTGCGCAGGCCCAAACGCAAGAGCTCTTGAAGCGACTGCGCAGTATCCTCAACAAACTGACGCCGCAGAAGTTCCAGGAGCTGATGAATCAGGTGAAGGAGCTGAGCATCGACACGGAGGAAAGGCTGAAGGGCGCCATCGACCTCATCTTTGAGAAAGCCATCTCAGAGCCCAGCTTCTCCGTGGCCTATGCCAACATGTGCCGCTGCCTTTCGGGG TTGAAAGTCCCCGCCACAGACAAACCAGGATATAGTGTCACCTTCCACAAACTGCTGGTCAACCGCTGCCAGAAAGAGTTTGAAAAGGACCAGGATGACGACGTGTTCTttgagaaaaagcaaaaagagaTGGAGGCCGCCAAAGAG GAGGATCGTGAGCGCTTGCGCCTGGAGCTCGAGGAGGGCCGAGACAAGGCCAGGCGGCGCTCGCTGGGCAACATCAAGTTTATCGGGGAACTTTTCAAGTTCAAGATGCTAACGGAAGCCATCATGCACGACTGTGTGGTCAAACTACTGAAGAATCACGACGAAGAGTCTCTGGAGTGTCTGTGCAGGCTGCTCTCCACCATTGGCAAAGACCTGGACTTCGAGAAAGCCAAG CCTCTTATGGATCAGTATTTCCATCAAATGGGAAAGATCAtcaaagagaagaaaacatcATCCCGAATCCGCTTCGTGATGCAAGATGTCTTGGACCTCAGACGG TGTAACTGGGTGCCCCGTAGAGGAGACCAGGGTCCTAAAACCATCGAGCAGATCCACAAGGACGCAGAGATGGAAGAGCACAGGGAGCAGATCAAAGTCCAGCAGCAGCTCATGTCCAAAAAGGACACgggtggagggggaggaggaggaggaggcggtggcggcggcaggATGGGTGGAGGCATGGGCGGCCGGGGTCCTCACACGCAGGGAGGTGGTCGGGGCAGCCAACCCCAGGATGAGGGCTGGAACACGGTGCCCATCACCAAGAGGCCCTACGACACCGCCCGCCTCAAGATCACAAAG CTCGACAATCCGGACCTCAACAATCAGCGGTTGGCTCCGTTAGGCAAAAGCTGGGGCAAAGGTAGCAGCGGAGGAATGGGAGTCAAAACCGTAACTGGAGACCAAG ACTCTGGTCGGCCGACGACCAGCACCGTGAACCGCTTCGGTGCCCTGCAGCAGTCCAGCTCCTTGTCCTCCGACTCGGATCGTAGAGCTCCACAGAG GCCGAGCTCCAGCCGTGAGCGAGGCGGCGACAGAGAGCGGGCGGATCGGGACCGAGATCGATTCGACCGCTTTGACCGCGACGACAGAAGCAGTCGAAGCCAAATCACCAAGCGGAGCTTCAGCAGAGAAACGGAGGAGCGCGGCGGGAGGGACGGCGATAACAAGCCTACCAATGAGCCCGTGCGCCGCGTGGCCAGCATGACGGACAGCCGGGACCGGGGCAGCCGGGACCGGGGCAGCCGGGACCGGGGCAGCCGGGACCGAGGCAACAGAGATGGACGAAGCCCGGACATAGGCCCGAGCAAAGACCTTCCGG CAAAGCACGAGAGTGCACCCGCTCCTTCTCTTCCTAAGCCAGCATTGACAGAAGAGGAGCTTGAGAAGAAGTCCACCGCCATCATCGAAGAGTACCTCAACATCAATGATTTGAAG GAGGCGCTGCAATGCGTGACCGAGCTCAACAGCAGCGCCTTGCTCTACGTGTTTGTGCGGCAGGGTGTGGAGGCCACGCTAGAACGCAGCACCAGTGCTCGCGAGCACATGGGCACATTGCTCCACAAACTCACCAGTTCGGGGACCATGCCCGTTGCGCAGTATTTCAAAGG ACTTCTCGAGATCCTGGAGGTCGCCGAAGACATGGCCATAGACATACCTCACATCTGGCTCTACCTGGCTGAAATCATCACCCCCATGCTCCTTGAAGGCGGCATCCCGATGGGACAGCTCTTCAG GGAGATCGCAAAGCCGCTCTTGCCTCTGGGGAAGGCCGACGTGCTGCTCGTGCAAATCCTCCACTCGCTCTGCAAAGGGATG ACTTGCGGTAAGGTCGGCACCCTTTGGAAAGAGGCAGGACTGAACTGGAGCGACTTCCTGGCCAAGGAGGAAGACGTCAACAAGTTTGTCACAGAGCAG aaaGTGGAATTCACAACAGGCAAGGAGCAGGAGTCCAAGGAGAGCACTAAGAAGTTGCTGAGTGGGGACGAGCTCAGGCAAGAGTTGGACCGCCTCCTTCGCGACAAGGCCAGCGACCAGCGGATCAAAGACTGGGTGGAG GCCAACCTGGATAAGCAGCAGAGCTCCTCCAACCATTTTGTACGTGCACTCATGACCGCCGTGTGCCAGTTGGCCATCATAG GAGACCCGTACAAGTTGGACTTGCCGCTGATCAACAACAGAGCCGCCCTGCTGCAGGGCTTCCTGAGCGACGAGCAGAAAGAGCTGCAGGCGCTCTACGCCCTGCAGGCACTCATGGTGCAAATGGAGCAACCTGCAA ACCTCCTGCGTATGTTCTTTGACGCGCTGTACGACGCCGATGTCATCAAGGAGGATGCCTTCTACAAGTGGGAGTCCAGCAAAGACGCGGCGGAGCAAAACGGCAAAGGCGTGGCCCTCAAGTCCGCCACTGCCTTCTTCAGTTGGCTGCGTGAGCCCGATCCTGAGGAAGAGTCCGACAAGGACTCGGTTGGCCCGAACGACGAGTAG